Genomic segment of Streptosporangium sp. NBC_01755:
CCTGAGTATCTGTGTCAGGATATTGGGGCAAATGCCGGATTGTTGCGGTGGGTGATGCGTTGAATGCGATGGATCCGGTGGTTGGCTCGGACGGCCGAAACGATGGGGCCGACGTCGAAGAACTGTCTTCCGGGGATTCGGAGCGGGGAGCGCGCACCTGGAGACGGGCCGGAGCCCGCCGCGTCCTGCTGGCCGGTGTGGCGGTCGTCGCCCTGGTGCTCGGGGTGGCCGGAAGCGGTGGGTACGAGAACCCCGGCCGGGTGCTCCCGCCACCGGATGGCCCCTGGCCCGAGGGGGCGACGTTCACCATCTCCCTCTGCAGGGATGACGACCCCTCCGGGAGGTGTCGCAAGCGGGTGATCACTCCAGAGCAGAAGCGGGCACTTGAGGAGAGGCTGCGTGCGACGCCTGAGGTCGCGGAGGTGACATTTAGATCCCAGGAGACGGTGTGGGCGAACTTCGTGGACGAGAAGCCGACAACTGGGTTCTGACCTCGACCATTCAGCCTGAGGACCTGCCGACATCGTTCAAGGGCAGACTCCACCGCCGGGCCGACTTCCAGCTGTTCGCAGCCA
This window contains:
- a CDS encoding permease-like cell division protein FtsX, with product MDPVVGSDGRNDGADVEELSSGDSERGARTWRRAGARRVLLAGVAVVALVLGVAGSGGYENPGRVLPPPDGPWPEGATFTISLCRDDDPSGRCRKRVITPEQKRALEERLRATPEVAEVTFRSQETVWANFVDEKPTTGF